From Zea mays cultivar B73 chromosome 3, Zm-B73-REFERENCE-NAM-5.0, whole genome shotgun sequence:
CATTTAGATAGAGAAATCCTTAGGCactgtttgtttcgttggaatagaATTctatttaataattataatttagataaaactaattaaattcatatatttatatatataatatatttgtatattatcttaaatcatatgagagagatagttatatactacatataTGTTATAATaacgaagcaagtagaagagtgtactataagttgtacatcggaaaaataatATGTAAATCTATAAAATCAATTTTCATCTCTCACCACATAAATTTAAGAtagacttatatgataactttgaaaagtggtgaaatgtcacattctaaaaaaataatatattccaataataagaTTTTAATTCTTTAAAATGAaatgaaacaaacggggccttatgGAACCTGTACTGAGCTGAGCTAATGATCCCGGCGCGGAAGCTGAATTTGTGCTGTATCGGCCGCTGGCTAGACCCTCATGACTTTTTCTTTCAGAAAAGTTATATTACGTGCATGACTTCCGCTTGAAAGCTCAACTATATTTTCGATCGGCCATGGACCATGGTACGTAGCATGTACTCACACTGCGTATCTAATATCTGACTGAAATAATTACAGAACAGGAGCGTTTCACCTGGCTACAGCGACCCGCGTGTGATCATCACAATGATCTGCCATCATGCGCGCTTGCTCTGTCGTCGAGGGGGACATGAGCGAGAGAGCCATAAGATCCACGGCACGTGGATGGCGGAGATTAAACGACGGCCGGGGGACCATTAATGGCGCATATATACTGCTACTTCGTACTTTATTTTTGCACTAAATCGCGGTAAATAAAAAAGAACCAAGAAAGTATATAGCAGCAAGCTAAGTGTAAAAAGCTATCAGTAGCTGACTAGCACTATTATTTTCCCTCTAGCTGCAGGCTGCAACCACTGCTATTATATATTCTACCGCTATCTTGTAATAATCTACTCTgccactagctagctagctagctatacTTTGCACAATTGGATCCATCAACAGCCCAATCATGTACTGGCTAGATGTTGTTTTTCATCCCGTCTCTTGCATAGATCAGCTAACTGGAATCCTGGAAAAGCAACTACATACATAGTTAGTAGTGTCAATCATACGATCACCTTAGATATATGTGCACCACCCAATGCAAGTTAACAGGTGGGAGCCAGTAAGTAAACAAACAATTGATATGATGAGCCACGATCGATCTCATTGTCAAGGAATATGTACACATGTGCTGTTGAGTGATCGGAGTAGGTACATGTGTTGACTGTTGAGTGACTAGTAGTAACTATACCCCCTCCATTTTAAATTATCATTAAGatggtaaggggtaggctgtcatTCTGTGTTCTGTCATTTCTATTCCGCCCTCCCCgcaatcccattccaccctccccgcaatgtctttctcattccccctcccacaaagctcattctcattcccacCCCTCAAACAGAtatgctcgtagctaccactacaccacatgtgtgtttatgtcaatatttgttacagtaaaaatatctactacatctctcctaaatcccacctgctacccttgcacaatgtgtagtagtagataattatcaacgagattattgaattatatttttggacggaggcagtagtatttaaagaagagccttgcatgcaatttcttttgtttttataatattttcaacttaaattccttttttatatgtgtgacatttattctccgtaatatttttctatggatctgacttgtaagtcatttttataaaccaacgccaaagatgaatccatgtttcttacttggaaaccctgaacaaacaccactggcaggaggcgctcgcgttggcgttgctcatcgacgacgagaagaagcttggtgactgccagttcgacctctggaagcagtcctacgtgtcTGCATGTGccgctgtgttcggcaagctccggcgcagccgccgcttggacgtggtccagagcagctgcaccacgctgtccatcttcaaatagggggacctcatggtcgtccctAACGCTAGCGACTCTCGAGTTGTTCTAGGCACCACATCCGACGACGGCGAtgtcacgccgtccagctcatcatccatctaaagctcaacctgccacgtaagtcgctactggcctaccatgaattcttgtgcgttgGGACGACgtccgttgctgacgttgtgtgagtgtcctcgaacaagatgtatgtagaggagtagcacatccggtggtgcaatgactaggtgtactacctcgctgatgagcctagggtgcacttcgtttggcagcccagccaagagtcatcggtactcaccaTGTCGTGCGTGTTcgatgactactatatcaaggtatGTGGCGTCATCTTAgcgccagaggtgacgcagaggaggaccgacagaaATGACCACTTGCCAttgtcagggtagcttttgtgccggcctgcctttaattctcttcacaGACACATACACTTgccttttttgtttaagcaagcgtgtatggtggtgcgtacctgatgactgacaataTACGAGGGAACTTgtaccggcaggtgtggcacgtgctcttcaatgatgagaccatgcaaatcgtggcatatatcgaagtctgcatgatactaatggttgcaatgtagtagtgaaatagctaaattaaaataacaaaatttatgtatgaccaggattacaaatgaattatgaaacattttcttataacaatataagacatattttgtatataagttatcatgttattatatgttcccgttgcaacgcacgggcactcacctagttataCTATAAGTACGTTCCTGTCATTTTGGAGAAAAATAAGCTTTGTGGAGTCATATTTAATTATTACTCACGACATATTTTGTAGGTTAattgttagagcatctccaaaagactAGTTAAATAGCTTATCAAActaaattttagctacttaaTCGCATAATAGCTCTTCAACTGACTAGCCATTTAACTTGCTAAGCTATCTGGCTCTCTAAATTAACTCtctcactagccaaatttggctagcaacTCTCGCTAACCAAGCTAACCTATATGTTGGAGAGTCTGTTGGATTGAGATATTATATATAGAGTTTAATATTTATGGAGAGACAAATAAAGAGTCAAAAATAAAGAgtttcttggagatgctcttacatATACATTTTGCGGTGCTACGACGTACGGTGTCATTAAGAACTGAATAATATTACCTCTTGTCCTTTGTGTGAAGTCTTTAAAATTAAGGCACAATCCGTAATCTCAAAATAAACTATAGACTCAAAACACCACCAAACTTTTGGATAAAATAAGACGAATTCACCAGACTATATAAATCAAGAAAGCAGCTGGCAAATATAATTGGCATGGGCAGCTCCCATCAGCGAGCATGACTGCATGAGAGAAAATTCGTCGATTTGGATGGCAGCCTCTGGTTACTTAGCCCGAAGGCCATCGAGTTTCCTCTCTCCCATCCTTTTCAGCATCCACGTCCAAATCACAACTCTAATGAACACGCCATCACTACACTCTACCTCTCAAAGAAATCAAAACAGAAAAATCTAACGTCACCGCAACAGAAAGTACTCCTATATATGGTTTTCATATATATAACCGAGACCGACATGACATCTGGACCAATGGCGATCCATATCCCCTCGTATTGGCTGAGCCGTGGGCCCCGCGGAAGGCATCCAAGGCAAAAATAAAAAGTGCACTTGCACCAGCGTAACACGTACACAAGCCTGCATCGCATATTGTAATAAACAAGCTAAAAGTGAGGTCAGATGGTACCAGCAGATAGCAGCTGAATTGAGCAATTACAGGTTGACAGAAGATAGTTTTTGCAGCAAAAGTAAATAATGCACGAACGCCAAAGTGCGGCGAGCTTTGTTTAATCCCTTGAAAAGCGGCCCTACAATACAGACTTGGAGGACACGATCGAAGAACTTCTCCACTAGGCCTAGCTACTAGCAATATGTCCAAGTCCAACCAAACAAAATGCAAGGACTAATCACTAGAACTAATGATGGACATGATCATCCaacgatcaagtttagctctaagGTTACATACAGTAGATGCAGTAGTAGCATGCGATAGCCTGTGCTCATTTGTGGATAGCTAGCATCATCAGACGTCGTCATGCCGATGTGCAGAGCAAGCAGAACAATGGTTTGCAGAGGACATGGTTGTAGGAGGATGAGCAGTGACTGAATGGTAACAGTAGGCAGCAGTAAAGCAGATCGAGCGCGGGGGTAGGGTAACGGTAGAACGTGCACGTGCATGATTCACCCCACCGTACCAGCAAGCAGCAGGTCAAAAGAAACCCTGGCCGAGCAGGCAGAACGGGAAGGGGGTCTCTACCGTGGTCTCATCAGCAGTCAGGCCCATGCCGATGATGCCGGCGCCGCCGAGATTCGGCGCATGCTGCGCCCCGCAGCAGCTGGCGGCGGGATCGAAATCGAAGGCGGGGAGCACAACGGACGGCTTCTGCAGCTCCGCCCACTGCCAGCCGTCCAGGCCCTTGGCGGCGGCGCCTCCGAGCGCCAGCAGCGGGTGGAGCACCGGTGGCGGCGGCGCCGGCGGgagcggcgggcgggcgggctgCGACTGGGACGCGAGCTGCATGCGGCGGCGCTTCTTCTCGGCGGCCTGCTCGACAAGGTTGCGCGTGACGCCGTCGGGGTCCTCCGCGAGCCTGTCTAGGAAGGACATGAGCTGGTCAGGCCGCCGCTCCGTGGCCTGCAGGCGCCGGCTCATCTGGGCCAGCTCCTCCCCGATGGCAGTCTGCTCCTGCCGCAGCCGCTGCACCTCCTCCAGCAGAGCCGCCTCGGCATCCGCCTCCTGCTTCTCGTCCGGATCCGCCTCCGGACGATGATCCTCGCCCATGGTGCTGATACAGCAGCCGGCCTGCGGCGCATCGCCGCCGGACGAGCAGGCTCCTCCTCCACCGCCGCGCTTCTTGCGGCGCACGATGCGCGGCAGCAGGTGCGTCTGGCCGCGCAGGAACGACTCGTGCGCGAACTCCCACCGGTCCGGGTGCACCTTCCGGAACCCCTGCGGGCATCATCCATGGCATGGCTCCAGGTAAGCGTACAGTGGACATGCGACTATATATGTTCCCTCGCTGCTTCTAGAGGTGCTTGCTATACAGTGGTAGCAATAGCAACCCCTCACACGCACTTACGTATGTGTTGAGCTGGCGCACGAAGCTGGAGAAGTTGCTGTGCTTGAAGAAGCAGGGGAGGAGCAGCCGCGAGAAGCCGGCGGGGTCGGCGACGACGAAGCTGTTGTTCCCCCTGCCCCATCGGACGAGCGCGTCCGTCCGCGAATCGCACACCATCTGGTAGGTCTTGGCCACGAACGGCGCTGTCTCGCCTCCGCTGCCAACAACGCCGCACTCCAGCAGCCCCAGCGCGAGCTCGGTGTGGAGGCCGTCCATCGTCAGCGCCGGAGGGGGGGCTTGGAGAGAACCGGACGATGGTAGGTAGGGTAGGAAACGAAACACGATCGGGCCTTCCCTTGCAGCGCCGGCCGTCCGCTCCGCTCCGCACGCAGCAGGCAAGCCCCCGTGCGAGCTAGCCCAGGCTCCGAGCTGGATGGATGGGTGTCAATTCTCTCAAAAGGGAGCCGGGGGCGGAGTTGATGGCGGAGGGGCCGGGGTATTCCGAATCATGGGGCTTATACGGCCACACCGTTGTCGATCGTGTCTGTAGGGCGATAATGAATCACGATTCAAATGTTCTATATATTATAGTTTTTCTGAActcttaattaattttagtttaatTTAAAATAAAGAGAAATAGAGTCTAATTCTAATATGATCTGATACAGATTTCATTATCACCCTACATGCGTGACAGGAGCGGGGCATGACTAATAAACTAGCCGCACAAGAATCAAGAGTCTGTTTGAATCACAGGAGCTAAAGTAAAAGTGACTGAAGTTTAGTCGCTTTAGATGCTAAACATCCAAGCAGAAGAAGATAAAAGTGAATAAAGTAATAAAAAGATATTTTTAATCAATTTTAGTTTATAAGAAATAGCTAAAATCTAGTCCGTTTTTTTACTTTAACTCCTAGATCCAACCAAGACTGAAGCAAACACTAGAGTCTAGAGAACACATCAGATCAGATGCACGTAGAACATTGGTACACATACATAAAGTACATATATTAAATTATAATCATCAATCTAAAATAATATCTATAGTACATATAATAAGATATTGGATATATAATAGATGGCCACAGTTTAATATTTAATATGAGTATGTCCCGAAGGCGAACGGCACGTACTTATCATAATATCATATACTCCTAGGGCGGAGGGAGTAATAGCTAGTGAGCCGCCCCGTCGTCTGTGGCCTCTCCGATCCGGCCGGAACGTGTTGATAGATACTATAGGCGGGGGGCGCCCTGGCCGGGTCCGGCGGGCGACAAGTGGCGAGCTCGTGAGCCTTCCTCATGTCCGGCCTCGCGTGTGGACTGTGGAGTCACCATGACGCCATGTTCATGAGATTTTTTAGGTGCTGAGAGACTGTGCGCGCCTATGCATGCGTGACATATCCTGGCCAGTGTGACTGCCTTAATCTAGCTGGTGATTGCCTTTTGGACAAATAAAGATGCTGGTGACTGCCTAATCTAGCTGGTGCCTGCCTGCCGAAGAGCTCCTCAGGACAGGGATCGCGCACCGCGGCAGGATCTACTCCATCTGGTATTCTCGAGGGCAGTGACAGCGCGCGTGTGCCGGCGCCGCGCTCTCTCCACGTACGCATCTGCCTAATCTATATACCTAGTCTGATCGCTCTCGCGTGCTGGCTGGACACTTGTCCTGCTTGATTGCTACATCTCGCGCCGCGCACGTAGTCATGCGATATATGGTCTTGTTAGTATAGTATGTCATCGACGACGACTATCAGCGCTCATCGATCTGATTGCGAGCACTGAGAGCAGTACAGTACAGTACAATTGCGACGTCCCAAGTCCCATGGTGGCACGTACAGGGCAGCCGCCAGAGCCCAGGGATTGATCCATCACCCAGAGGGACGAGCAGGGCCGTGGCCGGCCTGCTGCCTGGaacgccaccaccaccaccgccgtgCCCTAGAGCTAGCTAAAGGCGGCGGCGGTGTTTGGCGGAGACAAGACGCGTGCATGCTTACATATGCGCGAGGCTTGGAGCTAGCCGCCGTGCGCAGTGCACTGTGCGCCACTGTGCGGCGTGCGCAGTGTGGACTAGCTGCGCGCGCGACCTGCAGCCGGGCGGAAGGAGAAGGACGGATCAAATCGACTGGATCACGCAAGGGCCCAGCACCAGATATGGCATGggtttttttatttgttttcgtG
This genomic window contains:
- the LOC103651471 gene encoding heat stress transcription factor C-1a, with product MDGLHTELALGLLECGVVGSGGETAPFVAKTYQMVCDSRTDALVRWGRGNNSFVVADPAGFSRLLLPCFFKHSNFSSFVRQLNTYGFRKVHPDRWEFAHESFLRGQTHLLPRIVRRKKRGGGGGACSSGGDAPQAGCCISTMGEDHRPEADPDEKQEADAEAALLEEVQRLRQEQTAIGEELAQMSRRLQATERRPDQLMSFLDRLAEDPDGVTRNLVEQAAEKKRRRMQLASQSQPARPPLPPAPPPPVLHPLLALGGAAAKGLDGWQWAELQKPSVVLPAFDFDPAASCCGAQHAPNLGGAGIIGMGLTADETTVETPFPFCLLGQGFF